Proteins encoded together in one Aeromonas encheleia window:
- a CDS encoding isochorismatase family protein, with translation MLITSTTGLLVVDIQGKLARLVEESEPLIANTARLVQGAQALGLPVIWLEQNPDKLGATVPELQPLQAGAQVLPKFSFGALGEPQVAAAIQQSGVSHWLVCGIEAHICVYQTVQGLLDGGAQVSLVVDAVSSRTAANKTVAVDQLAALGARLSSVEMCLYELLGDCRHPAFRQILALVR, from the coding sequence ATGTTGATCACCTCCACCACAGGCCTGCTGGTCGTCGATATTCAGGGCAAGCTGGCCCGCCTCGTCGAGGAGAGCGAGCCCCTCATCGCCAATACCGCCCGGCTGGTGCAAGGCGCCCAGGCGCTGGGCTTGCCGGTGATCTGGCTGGAGCAAAATCCGGACAAGCTCGGGGCCACGGTGCCCGAGCTACAGCCGCTGCAAGCCGGGGCACAGGTGCTGCCCAAGTTCAGCTTCGGCGCCCTGGGGGAGCCGCAGGTGGCGGCGGCGATCCAGCAGAGCGGTGTCAGCCACTGGCTGGTATGCGGCATCGAGGCCCATATCTGTGTCTATCAGACGGTGCAGGGGCTGCTGGACGGGGGCGCCCAGGTGTCATTGGTGGTGGATGCGGTGTCGTCCCGCACCGCCGCCAACAAGACGGTGGCCGTCGATCAATTGGCGGCATTGGGGGCACGGCTCAGCTCGGTGGAGATGTGCCTCTATGAGCTGCTGGGGGATTGCCGCCATCCGGCATTTCGCCAGATCCTGGCCCTGGTGAGATAA
- the modF gene encoding molybdate ABC transporter ATP-binding protein ModF, with translation MTLLQWHSARLALRGDRTLFIPELTLAQGECWAFVGSNGSGKTALASALCGELSLRSGQALGQLNAVRLSFESQQQLGEQDWQRRNTDMLGEEEEAGYKVSTLMLEVGEAPQARALLARFGIAALWDRPYRHLSSGEGRKLLLARALLSRPELLVLDEPFDGLDQGSRLELMALLADLVAQGQRLVIIVNRFDEIPPFASHLGLLGELCLLLAGQRDAVLGSQEVAQLARVEGQSPRLPPPLTAPAPLPAGPRVQMRNLRVAYGEQLVIDGLDWTIGEGEHWQLVGPNGAGKSTLLALITGDHPQGYSNDLVLFGVRRGSGESIWEIKRHIGLVSPALHLDYRVNGSVLTVILSGFYDSIGLYSRPGDRQLALANQWLSLLGLGAQGALPFHSLSFGQQRLVLIARALVKHPPLLILDEPLQGLDPLNRHLVREMVVRLIGQGTQLLFVSHHPEDAPPGLTHRLSFVPDGTGGYRYLQERLGEGESL, from the coding sequence ATGACCCTATTGCAGTGGCACTCGGCCAGGCTGGCCCTTCGCGGTGACCGTACCCTCTTCATCCCCGAACTTACTCTTGCCCAGGGAGAGTGCTGGGCCTTCGTCGGCAGCAACGGCAGCGGCAAGACGGCGCTGGCCTCGGCCCTGTGCGGCGAGCTGAGCCTGCGCTCGGGGCAGGCCCTGGGCCAGCTGAATGCCGTGCGCCTCTCCTTCGAGTCGCAGCAGCAGCTGGGGGAGCAGGACTGGCAGCGGCGCAACACCGACATGCTGGGGGAAGAAGAGGAGGCGGGGTATAAGGTATCGACCCTGATGCTGGAGGTGGGGGAGGCGCCGCAGGCACGGGCGCTGCTGGCGCGCTTTGGCATAGCGGCGCTGTGGGATCGTCCCTACCGTCATCTCTCGAGCGGTGAGGGACGCAAGCTGCTGCTGGCCCGCGCCCTGCTGTCGAGGCCCGAGCTGCTGGTGCTGGACGAGCCGTTCGATGGCCTGGATCAGGGCTCGCGCCTCGAGCTGATGGCGCTGCTGGCTGATCTGGTGGCGCAGGGGCAGCGCCTGGTGATCATCGTCAATCGATTCGACGAGATCCCCCCCTTCGCCAGCCACCTCGGCCTGCTCGGGGAGCTGTGTCTGCTGCTGGCGGGGCAGCGCGACGCCGTGCTGGGGAGCCAGGAGGTGGCCCAGCTGGCGCGGGTCGAGGGGCAGAGTCCGCGGCTGCCGCCGCCGCTCACGGCGCCCGCGCCCTTGCCCGCCGGCCCCCGGGTGCAGATGCGCAACCTGCGGGTCGCCTATGGCGAGCAGCTGGTGATCGACGGGCTCGACTGGACCATTGGGGAGGGGGAGCACTGGCAGCTGGTTGGCCCGAACGGCGCCGGCAAGTCGACCCTGCTCGCCCTCATCACCGGCGATCATCCGCAAGGCTACAGCAACGATCTCGTGCTGTTCGGGGTACGCCGTGGCAGCGGCGAGAGCATCTGGGAGATCAAGCGTCACATCGGTCTGGTCAGCCCGGCGCTGCACCTCGACTACCGGGTTAATGGCTCTGTGCTGACGGTGATCCTGTCGGGGTTTTATGACTCCATCGGCCTCTACAGCCGCCCCGGCGATCGCCAGCTGGCGCTGGCTAACCAGTGGCTGAGCCTGCTCGGGCTCGGTGCGCAGGGGGCCTTGCCATTTCACTCCCTCTCCTTCGGCCAGCAGCGGCTGGTGCTGATCGCCAGGGCGCTGGTCAAGCATCCGCCGCTGCTGATCCTGGACGAGCCGCTGCAGGGGCTGGATCCCCTCAACCGCCATCTGGTGCGAGAGATGGTGGTGCGCCTCATAGGCCAAGGCACCCAGCTGCTGTTCGTCTCCCACCATCCCGAGGATGCGCCCCCCGGCCTGACCCACAGGCTGAGCTTCGTGCCCGACGGCACCGGTGGTTATCGCTATCTGCAAGAGAGGCTGGGGGAAGGTGAGTCATTGTGA
- the asp gene encoding serine protease Asp translates to MRKTSLALAITALLSALPAVSVQANESCTPLTGREAGMDTGRGSAARCLPGINPLQDQQWHLLNSGQDAFSPRAGVAGNDLNLWWAHRTEVLGQGINVAVVDDGLAIAHPDLVDNVRPGSRNVVTGGDDPTPTDPDSAHGTSVSGIIAAVDNAIGTRGVAPRAQLQGFNLLDNDSQQLQQDWLYALGDSPASGDNRVFNQSYGMSLVDPQRADGLDQLQLDRLFERMTQQVQGAAYIKAAGNGFSRIAAGNYALNRSGGDLRLPFENSNIDPSNSNFWNLVVSASNANGVRSSYSSVGSNVFLTAPGGEYGTDAPAMVTTDLPGCNMGYNRLDDPSTNRLHGNPQLDASCDYNGVMNGTSSATPNTAGAMALLMSAYPDLSVRDLRDLLARSATRLDAEQAPVQLSYTAADGQRRQVTGLEGWERNAAGIWYSPTYGFGLVDVNRALVDAATHEPLPPLVQLPWQQVTVRDRAAGAIPDLGSAPTRSGARVDQPLTVEAVQVLVSLDHQRLPDLLIELVSPSGTRSVLLNPNNSLVGQSLDRQQLGYVRTRGLRDMRMLSHKFYGEQAQGEWRLEVTDVASGNRQVALRNLSTNARSTLTERNNSQPGQLLNWSLRVLGHDAAPL, encoded by the coding sequence ATGAGAAAGACATCGTTAGCGTTGGCAATCACGGCCCTGCTCTCGGCCCTGCCTGCCGTCTCGGTTCAGGCCAATGAGAGTTGTACCCCCCTCACCGGCAGAGAGGCCGGCATGGATACCGGTCGCGGCAGCGCAGCGCGTTGCCTGCCCGGCATCAACCCCCTGCAGGATCAGCAGTGGCACCTGCTCAACAGTGGCCAGGATGCCTTCAGCCCCCGCGCCGGCGTGGCAGGCAATGACCTCAACCTCTGGTGGGCCCACCGCACCGAGGTGCTCGGTCAGGGCATCAACGTGGCCGTGGTGGACGATGGCCTGGCCATCGCCCACCCGGATCTGGTCGACAACGTCCGCCCCGGCTCACGCAACGTGGTGACCGGCGGCGACGACCCGACGCCAACCGATCCGGACAGTGCCCACGGCACCTCGGTGTCCGGCATCATAGCCGCGGTGGATAACGCCATCGGCACCAGAGGCGTGGCGCCCCGCGCCCAGCTGCAGGGGTTCAACCTGCTCGACAACGACAGCCAGCAGTTGCAGCAGGATTGGCTCTATGCCCTCGGCGACAGCCCGGCCAGCGGCGATAACCGGGTCTTCAACCAGAGCTACGGCATGAGCCTGGTCGATCCACAAAGGGCCGACGGGCTGGACCAGCTACAGCTGGATCGCCTGTTCGAGCGGATGACCCAGCAGGTGCAAGGGGCGGCCTACATCAAGGCGGCGGGCAACGGCTTCAGCCGGATTGCCGCCGGCAACTATGCCCTCAACCGCAGCGGCGGCGATCTAAGGTTGCCGTTTGAAAACAGCAACATCGATCCCTCCAACAGCAACTTCTGGAACCTGGTGGTCAGCGCCAGCAACGCGAACGGAGTGCGATCGTCCTACTCCAGCGTCGGCAGCAACGTATTCCTGACGGCCCCCGGCGGGGAATACGGCACGGACGCGCCAGCCATGGTGACCACGGATCTGCCTGGCTGCAACATGGGTTACAACCGGCTGGACGATCCCAGCACCAACCGGCTGCACGGCAATCCGCAACTGGATGCCAGCTGTGACTACAACGGCGTGATGAACGGCACCTCCTCGGCCACCCCCAATACCGCCGGGGCCATGGCGCTGCTGATGTCCGCCTATCCGGACCTGTCGGTGCGGGATCTGCGCGATCTGCTGGCCCGCAGCGCCACCCGCCTCGATGCCGAGCAGGCGCCGGTGCAGCTGAGCTACACCGCCGCCGATGGCCAGCGCCGTCAGGTGACGGGGCTGGAAGGCTGGGAGCGCAACGCCGCCGGCATCTGGTACAGCCCGACCTATGGTTTCGGGTTGGTGGATGTGAACCGGGCCCTGGTCGATGCCGCCACCCATGAGCCCCTGCCGCCGCTGGTGCAGCTGCCGTGGCAGCAGGTGACGGTGCGCGATCGCGCCGCCGGGGCCATCCCGGATCTCGGCAGCGCCCCGACCCGCTCCGGCGCCCGGGTCGATCAACCCCTGACCGTGGAGGCGGTGCAGGTGCTGGTCAGCCTGGATCACCAGCGCCTACCCGATCTGCTGATCGAGCTGGTCTCCCCCTCCGGCACCCGCAGCGTGCTGCTCAACCCCAACAACAGCCTGGTGGGCCAATCCCTCGACCGGCAGCAGCTGGGCTATGTGCGCACCCGGGGACTGCGCGACATGCGCATGCTCTCCCACAAGTTCTACGGCGAGCAGGCTCAGGGCGAGTGGCGACTGGAGGTGACCGACGTCGCCAGCGGCAACCGCCAGGTTGCACTGCGCAACCTCAGCACCAACGCCCGCAGCACCCTGACCGAGCGCAACAACAGCCAGCCTGGCCAGTTGCTCAACTGGTCCCTGCGGGTGCTCGGCCATGACGCCGCCCCTCTCTAA
- a CDS encoding serine protease chaperone, with translation MKHSLLSLALAGLLASLSTQAMAGESVLIDGKQYSTIEVNGQTYLTPYNGSKKRVARSLDGQATQPSLRSGDILLQGAASPELTVSGTLLVEADDNQARALATRHGLRFKQSSGGIALLEAQSGTDLNAVATRLKQEGVKVQVELAGAEQQPR, from the coding sequence ATGAAACACAGCTTACTCAGCCTTGCCCTGGCAGGCCTGCTGGCCTCGCTCTCCACTCAGGCCATGGCCGGGGAATCGGTGCTGATCGACGGCAAGCAGTACAGCACCATAGAGGTGAACGGACAGACCTACCTGACACCTTACAACGGCAGCAAGAAACGGGTGGCCCGCAGCCTGGACGGCCAGGCAACCCAACCCAGCCTGCGCAGCGGCGACATCTTGCTGCAAGGGGCGGCCAGCCCCGAGCTCACCGTCAGCGGCACCCTGCTGGTGGAGGCCGACGACAATCAGGCCAGGGCACTGGCCACGCGCCACGGCCTGCGCTTCAAGCAGAGCAGCGGCGGCATCGCCCTGCTGGAGGCACAGTCCGGCACCGATCTGAACGCCGTCGCCACCCGGCTCAAGCAGGAAGGAGTGAAGGTGCAGGTCGAGCTGGCCGGCGCCGAGCAACAGCCCAGGTGA
- a CDS encoding beta-glucosidase, with amino-acid sequence MPITTTRMKAVSLSVSLALAGILVGCNQNDSDAPIVKDDAYYRAQAETMVARLTLAEKLDLLSGPGYGSANGAVNVKQDVAGVAGYINGVSRSADGIDIPALKLADGPAGLRISANRDDDSATYHATAWPIGSLLASSWDVELVESVGEAMGDEVRQYGVDILLAPGMNIQRNPLNGRNFEYYSEDPLLTGKMGAAMVNGVESNGVGTTIKHFFGNNSETNRNQINDIGEPRTFCEIYLRGFQIAVDEAQPWAIMTSYNKVNGTYVNERRDAVTEVLRDEWQFDGLVMSDWFAGDVANNAYKQVLAGQDLIEPGNVKEQLQQSIDHGDLSEAKVTEAAIHILTQVMKSPSYSQLAVSNSPDLAAHAKLARQAGAESMVLLRNEAAALPIAATSKVASFGINQINTYKGGTGSGDVNATGTTTIAQGLASRFPVNEALQSYYGDFYEANKVYHEGQFGSKGFYSCAEAAVGPELTGLIATAASEQDVAVISLGRQAGEGADRSNSKGDYLLGDDETALIDAVSNAFHAQDKKVVVVLNVNGVIDTAEWSHKVDGILLAYMAGQETGHAVADVLSGAVNPSGKLAQSFPQSYASVPSSTSFPGEDTDGDGEPDDLYYNEGIYVGYRYYSTFDKAVSYPFGFGLSYTSFGYTSPAIASNTLADGAAGSIVLTATITNTGGVAGKEAAQVYITAPEVKLKKPTIELKAFAKTKQLAPGATEQLSFTIPASILASFDEASNQWILEPGSYSAYISPSSDVSATTPVTFKLSKEIVVSNTTAGALALPSGVDAATVTTVTK; translated from the coding sequence ATGCCTATCACCACCACAAGAATGAAAGCGGTTTCACTTTCCGTCAGCCTGGCCCTGGCCGGGATCCTGGTGGGTTGCAACCAGAACGACTCCGACGCCCCCATCGTCAAGGATGACGCCTATTACCGTGCTCAGGCCGAAACCATGGTGGCCAGGCTGACCCTGGCCGAGAAGCTGGATCTGCTCTCCGGCCCCGGTTATGGCAGCGCCAACGGCGCCGTCAACGTCAAGCAGGATGTCGCCGGGGTGGCGGGTTACATCAACGGGGTGAGCCGCAGTGCCGACGGCATCGACATCCCGGCCCTGAAGCTGGCCGACGGCCCGGCGGGCCTTAGGATCAGCGCCAACCGCGACGACGACAGCGCCACCTACCATGCCACCGCCTGGCCCATCGGCTCGCTGCTGGCCTCCAGCTGGGACGTCGAGCTGGTCGAGTCCGTGGGGGAAGCCATGGGGGATGAGGTCAGGCAGTACGGGGTGGACATCCTGCTGGCGCCGGGCATGAACATTCAGCGCAACCCGCTCAATGGCCGCAACTTCGAGTACTACTCGGAAGATCCGCTGCTGACCGGCAAGATGGGCGCCGCCATGGTAAACGGGGTGGAGAGCAACGGGGTGGGCACCACCATCAAGCACTTCTTTGGCAACAACTCCGAGACCAACCGCAACCAGATCAACGACATCGGCGAACCGAGAACCTTCTGCGAGATCTACCTGCGCGGCTTCCAGATCGCCGTGGACGAGGCCCAGCCCTGGGCGATCATGACCTCCTACAACAAGGTCAACGGCACCTATGTGAACGAGCGCAGAGATGCGGTGACCGAGGTGCTGCGCGACGAGTGGCAGTTTGACGGCCTGGTGATGTCCGACTGGTTCGCCGGCGACGTGGCCAACAACGCCTACAAGCAGGTGCTGGCAGGGCAAGATCTGATCGAGCCTGGCAACGTCAAGGAGCAGCTGCAGCAATCCATCGACCACGGCGATCTGAGCGAGGCCAAGGTGACCGAGGCCGCCATCCATATCCTGACCCAGGTGATGAAGAGCCCCTCCTACAGCCAGCTGGCCGTCAGCAACAGCCCGGATCTGGCCGCCCATGCCAAACTGGCTCGCCAGGCCGGCGCCGAGAGCATGGTGCTGCTGCGCAACGAAGCCGCCGCCCTGCCGATTGCCGCGACCAGCAAGGTCGCCAGCTTTGGCATCAACCAGATCAACACCTACAAGGGTGGCACCGGCAGCGGGGACGTGAACGCAACCGGCACCACCACCATAGCCCAGGGACTGGCCAGCCGTTTCCCGGTCAACGAGGCGCTGCAGAGTTACTACGGCGATTTTTATGAGGCCAACAAGGTCTATCACGAGGGCCAATTCGGCTCCAAGGGGTTCTATAGCTGCGCAGAGGCCGCCGTCGGCCCCGAGCTGACCGGCTTGATCGCCACGGCCGCCAGCGAGCAGGACGTGGCGGTGATCAGCCTGGGCCGTCAGGCCGGCGAGGGGGCGGATCGCAGCAACAGCAAGGGCGACTACCTGCTCGGCGATGACGAGACCGCCCTCATCGATGCGGTGAGCAACGCCTTCCACGCCCAGGATAAAAAGGTGGTGGTGGTGCTCAACGTCAACGGGGTGATAGATACCGCAGAGTGGAGTCACAAGGTGGACGGCATCCTGCTGGCCTACATGGCGGGTCAGGAGACCGGCCACGCGGTGGCGGATGTGCTCTCAGGCGCGGTCAACCCGAGCGGCAAGCTGGCCCAGAGCTTCCCGCAAAGCTACGCCAGCGTCCCCTCCTCGACCAGCTTCCCCGGTGAGGACACCGACGGCGACGGCGAGCCGGACGATCTCTATTACAACGAGGGGATCTACGTCGGCTATCGCTACTACAGCACCTTCGACAAGGCCGTCTCCTACCCCTTCGGCTTTGGCCTATCCTACACCAGCTTCGGCTACACCAGCCCGGCCATCGCCAGCAATACCCTGGCCGATGGCGCGGCCGGCAGCATAGTGCTGACGGCGACCATCACCAACACCGGCGGTGTGGCGGGCAAGGAGGCGGCCCAGGTCTACATCACCGCCCCCGAGGTCAAACTGAAAAAACCGACCATAGAGCTCAAGGCCTTCGCCAAGACCAAACAGCTGGCCCCTGGCGCCACCGAGCAGCTGAGCTTCACCATTCCGGCCAGCATACTCGCCAGCTTCGATGAGGCCAGCAACCAGTGGATCCTGGAGCCGGGCAGCTACAGCGCCTACATCAGCCCCTCATCGGACGTCTCCGCCACCACCCCCGTCACCTTCAAGCTGAGCAAGGAGATAGTGGTGAGCAACACCACGGCGGGCGCCCTGGCCCTGCCAAGCGGTGTGGATGCCGCCACCGTCACCACGGTGACAAAATAA
- a CDS encoding AraC family transcriptional regulator: MLTACQQQGGDPDALLLAAGLTPFDINREHGRILAQSHYRLLSLMQGYLSGFHEGILSYEIAQLYEHYPVLISLCLNQPSPRAAIEALLRYRTVIGNCDDYQVRLGALHTQYEYINQGPAALGASQAIPNFVILFRILRAYVPALAVSVGFVGRPPAHHRQLDHFFGTHCRWDQPGNTLLIGNALLDTRIDSYNGLLCRLQTSQLDSICTDIDERVPFANLVADLIRHRIRGGVMDSDDHLLKDVCSAMNISRWTLNRKLQGEGSSFSAILKRVKMMEACRLLGEREQPLQNISDLVGFSSQSALNRFFKANANMTPLAYRNTRQ; this comes from the coding sequence ATGCTGACGGCCTGTCAGCAACAGGGGGGAGATCCGGATGCCCTGCTGCTGGCCGCCGGTCTGACCCCATTCGATATCAACCGTGAGCATGGCCGGATCCTGGCCCAGAGCCATTACCGCCTGCTGAGTCTGATGCAGGGCTATCTGAGCGGATTTCACGAGGGCATCTTGTCCTATGAGATCGCTCAGCTCTATGAGCACTATCCGGTGCTCATCAGCCTCTGCCTGAACCAGCCATCCCCTCGCGCCGCCATCGAGGCCCTGCTGCGCTATCGCACCGTCATCGGCAACTGCGACGATTATCAGGTGAGGTTGGGGGCGCTGCACACCCAATATGAGTACATCAATCAAGGACCCGCCGCCCTGGGGGCGAGCCAGGCCATCCCCAATTTTGTCATCCTCTTCCGGATCCTGCGGGCCTATGTGCCCGCCCTCGCCGTGTCGGTGGGGTTCGTCGGCAGGCCGCCTGCCCATCACCGCCAGCTGGATCACTTCTTCGGTACCCACTGCCGCTGGGATCAGCCGGGCAACACCCTGCTCATCGGCAATGCCCTGCTGGATACCCGCATCGATAGCTACAACGGCTTGCTGTGCCGCTTGCAGACAAGTCAGCTGGATAGCATCTGCACCGACATCGATGAGCGGGTGCCCTTTGCCAATCTGGTGGCTGACCTTATCCGTCACCGGATCCGCGGCGGTGTCATGGACAGCGATGACCATCTCCTCAAGGACGTCTGCTCGGCCATGAATATCAGCCGCTGGACCCTGAACCGCAAATTGCAGGGGGAGGGCAGCAGTTTTTCCGCCATCCTGAAGCGGGTCAAGATGATGGAGGCCTGCCGGTTATTGGGGGAGAGGGAGCAGCCGCTGCAAAATATCAGCGATCTGGTGGGCTTCTCCTCCCAGAGTGCGCTCAATCGCTTCTTCAAGGCCAACGCCAATATGACCCCGCTGGCCTACCGCAATACCCGCCAATAA
- the ppsA gene encoding phosphoenolpyruvate synthase, which produces MQQYVLWYEQLGMQDVERVGGKNASLGEMISNLSGAGVSVPGGFATTAFAFNEFLELSGLNGKIHDLLDSLDVDDIAALNRAGQQIRDWVVDAPFQPALEQAVRAAYDKLSAGLEASFAVRSSATAEDMPDASFAGQQETFLNVRGIDSVMTAIKHVFASLFNDRAISYRVHQGYDHKGVALSAGVQRMVRSDLASSGVMFTLDTESGFNDVVFITGSQGLGEMVVQGAVNPDEFYVHKPTLKAGRPAVVRKTLGSKLIKMTYSEDAGHGRQVKIVDTQDAERNRFCISDDEVMALAKQALIIEQHYGRPMDIEWAKDGQDGQLYIVQARPETVRSRQEANTLERFALKQSGGKVLIEGRAIGHKIGSGPARVISSISQMDEVQPGDVLVTDMTDPDWEPIMKRASAIVTNRGGRTCHAAIIARELGIPAVVGCGDATARIEAGQLITVSCAEGDTGFIYDGELDFEVAVTEVGNMPRLPIKIMMNVGNPDRAFDFAQLPNAGVGLARLEFIINRMIGVHPKALLEFDQQSPELQATIAKMIAGYDSPREYYVAKLTEGIATLAAAFWPERVIVRMSDFKSNEYANLVGGRGYEPHEENPMIGFRGASRYIADSFRPCFALECEAMKRVRDVMGLTNVEVMIPFVRTVGEAEQVVEILAENGLRRGERGLKVIMMCELPSNALLADQFLQHFDGFSIGSNDMTQLTLGLDRDSGLIAHLFDERNEAVKALLAMAIKAARKAGKYVGICGQGPSDHPDFAAWLVEQGIDSVSLNPDTVVDTWLYLAEQHQAS; this is translated from the coding sequence ATGCAACAGTACGTACTCTGGTACGAACAGCTCGGAATGCAGGATGTAGAACGAGTCGGCGGCAAGAATGCATCCCTTGGCGAGATGATCAGCAACCTCTCCGGTGCCGGTGTATCCGTCCCTGGCGGGTTTGCGACCACTGCCTTTGCGTTTAACGAGTTTCTGGAGTTAAGCGGTCTCAACGGCAAGATCCACGACCTGCTCGACAGCCTGGACGTGGACGACATCGCCGCCCTCAACCGGGCCGGCCAGCAGATCCGTGACTGGGTGGTGGACGCACCGTTCCAGCCCGCGCTGGAGCAGGCCGTGCGTGCCGCCTATGACAAGCTGAGTGCCGGGCTTGAGGCGTCGTTTGCGGTGCGCTCCTCCGCCACCGCCGAGGACATGCCGGATGCCTCCTTCGCCGGTCAGCAGGAGACCTTCCTCAACGTACGCGGCATCGACTCCGTCATGACCGCCATCAAGCATGTGTTTGCCTCGCTGTTCAACGATCGCGCCATCTCCTACCGGGTGCATCAGGGCTATGACCACAAGGGCGTGGCGCTCTCGGCCGGGGTGCAGCGCATGGTGCGCTCGGACTTGGCCTCCTCCGGCGTCATGTTCACCCTGGATACCGAATCCGGCTTCAACGACGTGGTCTTCATCACTGGTAGCCAGGGCCTCGGCGAGATGGTGGTGCAGGGGGCCGTCAACCCGGACGAGTTCTATGTGCACAAGCCAACCCTCAAGGCCGGCCGCCCCGCCGTGGTGCGCAAGACGCTGGGCTCCAAGCTCATCAAGATGACCTACTCCGAGGACGCCGGTCACGGTCGTCAGGTGAAGATCGTCGACACCCAGGATGCCGAGCGCAACCGCTTCTGCATCAGCGACGACGAGGTGATGGCGCTGGCGAAACAGGCGCTCATCATCGAACAACATTACGGCCGCCCGATGGACATCGAGTGGGCCAAGGATGGTCAGGACGGCCAGCTCTACATAGTCCAGGCCCGTCCCGAGACGGTGCGCAGCCGTCAGGAGGCAAACACCCTGGAGCGTTTCGCGCTCAAGCAGTCCGGCGGCAAGGTGCTGATCGAGGGGCGTGCCATCGGCCACAAGATTGGCTCTGGCCCGGCGCGGGTCATCTCCTCCATCAGCCAGATGGACGAGGTACAGCCCGGCGACGTGCTGGTTACCGACATGACGGATCCGGATTGGGAGCCCATCATGAAGCGGGCCTCGGCCATCGTCACCAACCGCGGCGGCCGCACCTGCCACGCCGCCATCATAGCCCGTGAGCTGGGCATCCCGGCCGTGGTGGGTTGTGGTGACGCCACCGCTCGCATCGAGGCGGGTCAGCTCATCACCGTCTCCTGCGCGGAAGGGGACACCGGCTTCATCTACGACGGCGAACTCGATTTCGAGGTGGCGGTGACCGAGGTGGGCAACATGCCGCGCCTGCCCATCAAGATCATGATGAACGTCGGCAACCCGGATCGGGCCTTCGACTTCGCCCAGCTGCCAAACGCCGGCGTGGGCCTGGCGCGCCTGGAGTTCATCATCAACCGCATGATAGGCGTGCATCCCAAGGCCCTGCTGGAGTTCGATCAGCAGAGCCCCGAGCTGCAGGCCACCATAGCCAAGATGATCGCCGGTTACGATAGCCCCCGTGAATACTACGTCGCCAAGCTGACCGAAGGCATCGCCACCCTGGCTGCAGCCTTCTGGCCGGAGCGGGTGATAGTGCGGATGTCGGACTTCAAGTCCAACGAATACGCCAACCTGGTGGGCGGTCGTGGCTACGAGCCCCACGAAGAGAACCCCATGATCGGCTTCCGCGGTGCCTCCCGTTATATCGCCGACAGCTTCCGTCCCTGCTTCGCGCTCGAGTGTGAGGCGATGAAGCGGGTGCGTGACGTCATGGGTCTGACCAACGTCGAGGTGATGATCCCCTTCGTGCGCACCGTGGGCGAGGCGGAGCAGGTGGTGGAGATCCTGGCCGAGAACGGCCTGCGCCGCGGCGAGCGGGGCCTCAAGGTCATCATGATGTGCGAACTGCCCTCCAACGCCCTGCTGGCGGATCAGTTCCTGCAACACTTCGATGGCTTCTCCATCGGCTCCAACGACATGACCCAGCTCACGCTCGGACTGGACCGGGATTCGGGCCTCATCGCCCACCTGTTCGATGAGCGCAACGAGGCGGTCAAGGCGCTGCTGGCGATGGCCATCAAGGCCGCGCGCAAGGCGGGCAAGTATGTCGGCATCTGCGGCCAGGGCCCGTCCGATCACCCGGACTTCGCCGCCTGGCTGGTCGAGCAGGGCATCGACTCTGTGTCGCTCAACCCGGATACCGTGGTCGACACCTGGCTCTATCTGGCCGAGCAGCACCAGGCCAGCTGA